From a region of the Castanea sativa cultivar Marrone di Chiusa Pesio chromosome 10, ASM4071231v1 genome:
- the LOC142613828 gene encoding sister-chromatid cohesion protein 3, which yields MENLAPPSETSTRPPKRPRAHQGVTENQTGKANGDRAGEANESVDRESSPEDFEELRPKSKRSRASEGTSASAHKANDLSLIEVVKGNGKFIPQVVKLWVERYEKAPKPTMVELLMMLFEACGAKYHIKEEFLDETDVDDVVVALVNLARTGEVEDYQNSKRKELKNFKDNLESFWDNIVHECQHGPLFDQVLFDKCMDYIIALSCTPPRIYRQVASLMGLRLVTSFIAVTKMLSAQRETTRRQLDAEKKKRTEGPRLESLNKRFSTTHEQITVLEEMMRKIFTGLFVHRYRDIDPNIRTSCIQSLGSWILSYPSLFLQDLYLKYLGWTLNDKNAGVRRASILALQNLYEADDNVPTLSLFTERFSNRMIELADDIDVSVAVCAIGLVKQLLRHQLIPDDDLGPLYDLLIDDPPEIRHAIGALVYDHLIAQKFNTSQSGTKGDSSASSEVHLGRMLQILREFSTDPILSIYVIDDVWEYMKAMKDWKCIISMLLDENPLIELTDDDATNLVRLLCASVKKAVGERIVPATDNRKQYYTKAQKEVFENNRKDVTVAMMKNYPLLLRKFMADKGKAPSLVEIILHTNLELYSLKRQEQNFRSVLQLIKEAFFKHGEKEALRSCVKAINFCSTESQGELQDFARSELKELEDGLIAKLKAAIKEVVDGGDEYSLLVNLKRLYELQLSRAVPIESLYEEIVMVLSSFRNMEDEVVSFLLLNMYLHLAWCLHSIVNSETVTEASLSSLLSKRNTFFEQLDYFLNNFSEVEEMSKHGNQLACRVCTILAEAWFLFRKTNYTSTKLERLGYCPDASILQRFWKLCEQQLNISDETEDEDVNKEYIEETNRDAVMIAAAKLVAGDAVPKEYLGPEIISHFVMHGTGVAEIVKHLITVLKKKDADLSNIFLEALKRAYRRHVVELSKSDEEPLTSRSFVECKDLATRLSGTFMGAARNKHRSDILKIVKDGIDYAFVDAPKQLSFLEGAVLHFVSKLPTPDVLDIVKDVQNRTENVNTDEDPSGWRPYYTFVDSLREKYAKNEGLQDEKEGVSVRRRGRPRKRRNIEGKRLFDEHNSSEDEDSISAYDQEDAQDEEEKQDEEEEEDAPLINSIRSSKLRSLRLSREENKGQTRTGDSERAADNLAASRTSGASS from the exons ATGGAGAATCTAGCTCCACCTTCCGAGACCTCAACGCGTCCTCCC AAAAGACCTAGGGCTCATCAGGGTGTCACTGAGAACCAGACCGGTAAGGCCAACGGCGACCGGGCCGGCGAAGCAAATGAGTCCGTGGACCGGGAGAGTTCGCCCGAAGATTTCGAAGAGCTTCGTCCTAAGTCTAAGCGGAGTCGTGCCTCTGAAGGAACTTCGGCCTCGGCTCACAAAGCCAACGACCTCAGCTTGATTG AGGTCGTCAAGGGCAATGGGAAATTTATTCCTCAAGTGGTCAAGCTTTGGGTTGAGCGATATGAAAAGGCTCCAAAACCTACAATGGTTGAACTCCTGATGATGCTCTTTGAG GCATGTGGAGCTAAGTATCATATCAAGGAAGAGTTCCTGGATGAGACAgatgttgatgatgttgtgGTTGCTCTTGTGAATCTTGCTAGAACA GGAGAAGTTGAGgattatcaaaattcaaaaaggaAGGAGTTAAAGAACTTCAAAGATAATCTTGAATCATTCTGGGACAATATAGTTCATGAGTGTCAACATGGACCATTATTTGATCAGGTTTTGTTCGACAAGTGTATGGACTATATAATTGCACTATCTTG TACTCCTCCAAGAATTTACCGTCAAGTTGCTTCCTTGATGGGCCTCCGACTTGTCACATCCTTCATAGCTGTTACTAAAATGCTCAGTGCACAGCGTGAAACTACTCGTAGACAGTTGGATGCTGAAAAGAAGAAACGAACTGAGGGTCCTCGTCTGGAGTCACTAAATAAAAGGTTCTCAACAACTCATGAACAGATAACAGTATTGGAGGAGATGATGCGCAAAATATTTACTGG GTTATTTGTCCACCGTTATCGAGACATTGACCCAAACATTCGAACGTCATGCATACAGTCACTTGGTTCATGGATTTTATCATATCCTTCTCTGTTCTTACAGGATTTGTACTTGAAGTATCTTGGGTGGACACTGAATGACAAA AATGCTGGTGTTAGAAGAGCTTCGATCCTTGCATTGCAAAATCTTTATGAGGCAGATGATAATGTGCCAACTCTTAGTTTATTTACTGAAAGATTTTCTAACCGGATGATTGAGCTTGCTGATGACATTGATGTTTCTGTGGCTGTGTGTGCCATAGGACTTGTAAAACAACTACTAAG ACATCAGCTTATACCCGATGATGACTTGGGTCCtttatatgatttattgattgACGATCCACCAGAAATCAGGCATGCTATAGGAGCATTAGTTTATGATCACCTGATTGCTCAAAAGTTTAACACCTCCCAGTCTGGCACAAAAG GCGACAGCAGCGCTTCTTCAGAGGTCCATCTTGGCAGAATGTTGCAAATACTAAGAGAGTTTTCAACTGATCCTATTTTAAGTATCTATGTCATTGATGATGTTTGGGAATACATGAAGGCTATGAAG GATTGGAAGTGTATTATCTCCATGCTCTTAGATGAGAATCCATTGATTGAGCTTACTGATGATGATGCAACAAACTTGGTACGGCTTCTGTGTGCTTCTGTCAAAAAGGCAGTTGGAGAGAGGATTGTACCTGCTACTGATAATCGCAAGCAGTATTACACTAAAGCTCAAAAA GAAGTATTTGAAAACAACAGAAAGGATGTCACTGTTGCCATGATGAAGAACTATCCATTGCTCTTGCGCAAATTCATGGCAGACAAAGGGAAAGCGCCATCATTAGTTGAGATTATTTTGCATACTAACCTTGAGCTTTATTCCTTGAAGAGGCAGGAGCAG AATTTTAGAAGTGTCCTTCAGCTTATAAAAGAGGCTTTTTTTAAGCATGGTGAGAAGGAGGCACTGAGATCCTGTGTGAAGGCTATAAACTTTTGTTCCACTGAGAGTCAAGGGGAGCTGCAGGATTTTGCCCGTAGTGAATTAAAAGAACTTGAAGATGGACTTATTGCTAAGCTTAAAGCTGCAATTAAAGAAGTTGTG GATGGTGGTGATGAGTATTCTCTTCTTGTAAATTTGAAAAGGTTGTATGAGCTTCAATTGTCAAGGGCTGTGCCAATTGAGAGTTTATACGAAGAAATTGTCATGGTCCTCAGTAGTTTTAGAAATATGGAAGATGAG GTCGTCAGTTTTCTTCTTCTGAACATGTATTTGCATTTGGCGTGGTGTCTGCACtccattgtaaatagtgaaaCTGTGACTGAAGCATCTTTATCTTCACTACTATCTAAGCGCAACACGTTTTTTGAGCAACTTGATTACTTTCTTAACAACTTTTCTGAAGTGGAGGAAATGAGTAAACATGGAAATCAACTAGCTTGCAGG GTTTGTACTATACTTGCCGAAGCATGGTTTTTGTTCAGAAAGACGAATTATACTTCAACAAAGCTGGAAAGATTAGGATATTGTCCAGATGCATCTATTCTTCAAAGGTTCTGGAAACTTTGTGAACAGCAGCTCAATATTTCAg ATGAGACAGAAGATGAAGATGTGAATAAAGAGTATATTGAGGAGACAAATAGAGATGCAGTCATGATTGCTGCTGCAAAGTTGGTTGCTGGCGATGCAGTTCCGAAG GAGTATCTTGGTCCAGAGATTATTTCTCATTTCGTAATGCATGGAACGGGTGTGGCAGAGATTGTTAAGCATCTGATCACTGTGCTAAAGAAAAAAGATGCTGACCTTTCCAATATCTTCTTAGAAGCGCTGAAAAGG GCCTACCGTCGGCATGTTGTAGAACTTTCCAAAAGTGATGAGGAACCCTTGACTAGCAGGTCTTTCGTAGAATGTAAAGATCTTGCTACTCGGCTTTCTGGAACTTTCATGGGTGCTGCTCGGAACAAGCATAGGTCAGACATCTTAAAAATTGTCAAGGATGGTATTGATTATGCTTTTGTAGATGCTCCAAAGCAGTTGTCATTCTTGGAAGGCGCTGTGCTCCATTTTGTATCAAAACTTCCCACACCTGATGTGCTTGACAT TGTAAAGGATGTTCAAAATCGTACGGAGAATGTAAATACAGACGAAGATCCAAGTGGCTGGCGCCCCTATTACACATTTGTTGACAGCTTACGTGAGAAGTATGCAAAGAATGAAGGTTTACAAG ACGAGAAAGAAGGGGTATCTGTCAGGCGCAGGGGTCGTCCTCGTAAGCGGCGTAATATAGAGGGAAAGAGACTTTTTGATGAGCACAATTCAAGTGAAGACGAGGATTCTATCAGTGCTTATGACCAAGAAGACGCTCAAGATGAAGAAGAGAAGCAAgatgaggaggaagaggaagatgCCCCTTTGATAAATTCAATTAGGTCATCCAAGTTGAGGTCACTGAGGCTTTCAAGAGAGGAAAACAAAGGCCAGACAAGGACAGGAGATTCAGAAAGAGCTGCAGATAATTTAGCTGCATCAAGAACATCAG GGGCCTCCAGCTAG
- the LOC142613422 gene encoding NPL4-like protein 2, whose protein sequence is MIQLRVRSRDGLERVSIENPQITVSQLKTLIQSQLQIPIQNQTLSTNQNLLLSKTPADLLNFTDMANPNATLSSLNLAHGSIVFLAYDGERNVSGPRNFNPAGSFGRKMTMDDLIAKQVRVTRQENPHCELVSFDRDSAHAFQHYVNETLAFGVKRCGFMYGTVSETGKVEVDFIYEPPQQGTEENLAILRDPDEEKLVEAIGIGLGMRKVGFIFTQTISQDKKDYTMSNKEILQAAEFHAESGLKEWVTAIVKLEVNEDGGADVHFEAFQMSDNCVKLFKDGLFETDIAEDDDPKLSKMKKDVVVGVKDTREVDNDFFLVVVKIFDHQGPLSSTFPIENRITHVTLKALKNHLDRTKSLSFVKRISDFHLLLLLARFLDLNADVPALAECVQRQTAVPEGYQLLIESLASS, encoded by the exons ATGATTCAGCTGAGAGTCCGAAGCCGCGATGGGTTAGAGCGAGTCTCCATCGAAAACCCCCAAATCACAGTCTCGCAACTCAAAACCCTAATCCAATCCCAACTCCAAATCCcaatccaaaaccaaaccctCTCCACCAACCAAAACCTCCTCTTATCCAAAACCCCAGCCGATCTTCTCAATTTCACGGACATGGCCAACCCCAACGCCACCCTCTCGTCCCTCAACCTCGCGCACGGCTCCATCGTCTTCCTCGCCTACGACGGCGAGCGCAACGTTTCCGGCCCCAGGAATTTCAACCCGGCCGGCTCGTTCGGGCGGAAGATGACCATGGACGACCTAATCGCGAAGCAAGTGAGGGTCACGCGCCAGGAGAACCCGCATTGCGAGCTCGTGTCGTTTGATCGCGATTCCGCGCACGCGTTCCAGCATTACGTGAATGAAACGCTGGCGTTTGGCGTGAAGCGATGTGGGTTCATGTACGGTACCGTTTCGGAGACCGGAAAAGTCGAGGTGGACTTCATCTACGAGCCTCCGCAGCAAGGGACTGAGGAGAATTTGGCTATACTCCGAGACCCAGATGAGGAAAAGCTTGTGGAAGCCATTGGTATTGGTTTGGGGATGAGGAAAGTTGGGTTCATCTTCACACAGACAATCAGTCAGGATAAGAAGGATTACACCATGTCTAACAAGGAAATTCTTCAGGCTGCGGAGTTTCATGCTGAGAGTGGGCTTAAAGAGTGGGTCACTGCGATTGTGAAGCTTGAGGTGAATGAGGATGGTGGTGCTGACGTGCACTTTGAGGCCTTTCAGATGAGTGACAATTGTGTGAAGTTGTTTAAGGATGGCTTGTTCGAGACCGATATTGCTGAAGACGATGATCCTAAGCTTTCCAAAATGAAGAAGGATGTGGTTGTTGGGGTTAAGGATACTAGGGAGGTTGACAATGATTTTTTCTTGGTCGTGGTTAAGATTTTCGATCACCAG GGTCCATTGTCATCAACGTTTCCCATTGAGAATCGGATTACCCATGTGACACTTAAGGCGCTGAAAAATCATCTGGACAGGACGAAGAGTCTGTCTTTTGTGAAGCGAATATCCGATTTTCATTTGCTGCTTTTACTGGCCAGATTTTTAGACCTCAACGCTGATGTTCCTGCCCTGGCAGAGTGTGTTCAGAGACAGACAGCAGTACCAGAGGGTTACCAGCTCCTAATCGAGTCCTTGGCCAGCTCTTGA